A genome region from Glycine max cultivar Williams 82 chromosome 5, Glycine_max_v4.0, whole genome shotgun sequence includes the following:
- the LOC100813994 gene encoding lysine-rich arabinogalactan protein 18, with protein sequence MDRNGVLSLAFICIVVAGVGGQSPAAAPSNTPATPAAATPAQAPSTPNSPAPVASPKSSPPASSPKPATATPASSPAASPTTTPAAPAPATKPPAASPPPAPVPVSSPPAPVPVSSPPAPVPVAAPTTPVAPAPAPSKHKKKGKKHGAPAPSPSLLGPPAPPTGAPGPSEDASSPGPATAANDESGAETIMCLKKVLGGLGLGWATLVLVF encoded by the exons ATGGATCGCAACGGTGTTCTCTCTCTTGCATTCATCTGCATTGTAGTCGCCGGCGTCGGAGGCCAGTCTCCCGCCGCAGCGCCCTCGAACACTCCGGCAACCCCCGCCGCCGCCACTCCCGCCCAAGCACCTTCCACACCGAATTCACCAGCCCCAGTTGCTTCTCCCAAATCATCTCCACCAGCTTCGTCTCCTAAGCCCGCAACCGCAACCCCTGCTTCGTCGCCGGCGGCATCTCCTACCACCACCCCCGCCGCGCCTGCTCCAGCGACCAAGCCACCTGCAGCCTCTCCTCCTCCGGCGCCGGTTCCCGTGAGCTCTCCCCCCGCTCCCGTGCCGGTGAGTTCTCCACCCGCTCCCGTTCCGGTGGCGGCGCCGACCACCCCTGTGGCTCCCGCTCCGGCTCCGAGCAAGCACAAGAAGAAGGGTAAGAAGCACGGTGCTCCGGCTCCTTCACCGTCGTTGCTGGGACCTCCTGCGCCACCCACCGGGGCTCCTGGTCCTAGCGAGGACGCTTCTTCCCCTGGACCTGCCACTGCTGCCAACGATGAG agtgGAGCAGAGACCATCATGTGCTTGAAGAAGGTTCTAGGAGGCTTAGGTTTGGGTTGGGCTACCCTTGTTTTGGTCTTCTAG